A window of Thermus tengchongensis contains these coding sequences:
- the cobA gene encoding uroporphyrinogen-III C-methyltransferase, with protein sequence MGKVFLVGAGPGDPELLTLKAYQLLREAPVVLHDRLVDERILSLAPGRKVYVGKEEGESVKQEEIHRLLLAYARAYPFVVRLKGGDPFVFGRGGEELLFLLAHGIPVEVVPGVTSPLALGLPLTHRGLSPGFAVVSGVLEGGGYPDLKPFAQVPTLVVLMGVKRRTWLAKELIRLGRRPEEPALFVERATTPKERRVRTTLGAVAEGEVQVCPPAVWVVGEVVRAFGTTGNRLERLAAEV encoded by the coding sequence ATGGGTAAGGTCTTCCTGGTAGGAGCGGGCCCTGGGGACCCTGAGCTCCTTACCCTCAAGGCCTACCAGCTTCTAAGGGAAGCCCCGGTGGTCCTCCACGACCGGCTGGTGGACGAGAGGATCCTCTCCCTGGCCCCGGGGAGGAAGGTCTACGTGGGGAAGGAAGAGGGAGAAAGCGTCAAGCAGGAGGAGATCCACCGCCTCCTCCTTGCCTACGCCCGCGCCTACCCCTTCGTGGTGCGCCTCAAGGGGGGGGATCCCTTCGTCTTCGGCCGGGGCGGGGAGGAGCTCCTCTTCCTCCTGGCCCACGGCATCCCTGTGGAGGTGGTCCCCGGGGTGACGAGCCCCCTCGCCTTGGGGCTTCCCCTCACCCATCGGGGCCTGAGCCCGGGGTTCGCCGTGGTCTCGGGGGTCTTGGAAGGAGGGGGCTACCCGGACCTTAAGCCCTTTGCCCAGGTTCCCACCCTGGTGGTCCTCATGGGGGTAAAGCGGCGGACCTGGTTGGCCAAGGAGCTGATCCGGCTGGGGAGGAGGCCGGAGGAGCCCGCCCTCTTCGTGGAACGGGCCACCACCCCCAAGGAGCGGCGGGTGCGGACCACCCTGGGGGCGGTGGCGGAGGGCGAGGTGCAGGTCTGCCCTCCAGCGGTCTGGGTGGTGGGGGAGGTGGTGCGGGCCTTTGGCACGACGGGGAACAGGTTGGAGAGGTTGGCCGCGGAGGTCTAG